Part of the Poecilia reticulata strain Guanapo linkage group LG2, Guppy_female_1.0+MT, whole genome shotgun sequence genome is shown below.
NNNNNNNNNNNNNNNNNNNNNNNNNNNNNNNNNNNNNNNNNNNNNNNNNNNNNNNNNNNNNNNNNNNNNNNNNNNNNNNNNNNNNNNNNNNNNNNNNNNNNNNNNNNNNNNNNNNNNNNNNNNNNNNNNNNNNNNNNNNNNNNNNNNNNNNNNNNNNNNGTCATGTCGAAGCAGAGAGTCATGAAGCTGGCGTCCTTTTTTTGGTTAACATCAGCTTTCATTGTTGCACTCAACCTTTTTCTGACATATAAACTAAAGTTATGCCGTCCATATATTAACAGGCTTTTCTGTGTAAATTGGAGCATTGTGTCACTGGCATGTTTCCCTAATGAAACCTCTATTAATGAAATTGTTGCAAACATTACAATACTTATTTGTATTCTTTATGGTTTCTTCATTGTTTGGTCATACATGTATATAATTAAAAGATGTGCCAGTTCTATGGAAAACCGGGCCAAGT
Proteins encoded:
- the LOC108167235 gene encoding olfactory receptor 52K1-like, encoding MSKQRVMKLASFFWLTSAFIVALNLFLTYKLKLCRPYINRLFCVNWSIVSLACFPNETSINEIVANITILICILYGFFIVWSYMYIIKRCASSMENRAKFMQTCVPHLISLCTFILTILTDIINNRRSSADVAKTLQNFIAMEFLVIPPLINPLIYGFKLTKVRNRIITFVTLRCK